From Quercus lobata isolate SW786 chromosome 1, ValleyOak3.0 Primary Assembly, whole genome shotgun sequence, one genomic window encodes:
- the LOC115983468 gene encoding 60S ribosomal protein L12, whose product MPPKLDPSQVVDVYVRVTGGEVGAASSLAPKIGPLGLSPKKIGEDIAKETAKDWKGLRVTVKLTVQNRQAKVSVVPSAAALVIKALKEPERDRKKTKNIKHNGNISLDDVVEIAKVMRPRSMAKDLSGTVKEILGTCVSVGCTVDGKDPKDLQQEISDGDVEVPLD is encoded by the coding sequence ATGCCGCCGAAGCTCGACCCCTCGCAGGTCGTCGATGTGTACGTCAGAGTCACCGGAGGTGAGGTCGGTGCTGCGAGTTCACTCGCCCCAAAGATCGGTCCGCTAGGTCTCTCGCCGAAGAAGATCGGAGAAGACATAGCGAAGGAGACTGCGAAGGACTGGAAGGGCCTGCGCGTGACGGTGAAGCTGACTGTGCAGAATCGTCAGGCCAAGGTGTCGGTGGTGCCATCGGCGGCGGCTCTGGTCATCAAGGCTCTGAAGGAGCCGGAGCGTGACCGGAAGAAGACGAAGAATATCAAGCACAACGGGAATATCTCCCTCGACGACGTCGTTGAGATCGCCAAGGTTATGCGCCCTAGGTCCATGGCCAAAGACCTCAGTGGCACCGTCAAGGAGATTCTCGGCACGTGCGTCTCTGTGGGTTGCACGGTCGATGGGAAAGACCCTAAGGATTTGCAGCAGGAGATCTCCGATGGTGACGTGGAAGTCCCTCTGGActga